Proteins encoded together in one Sander lucioperca isolate FBNREF2018 chromosome 17, SLUC_FBN_1.2, whole genome shotgun sequence window:
- the rab39bb gene encoding RAB39B, member RAS oncogene family b translates to MEAIWLYQFRLIVIGDSTVGKSCLIRRFTEGRFAQVSDPTVGVDFFSRLVEIEPGKRIKLQIWDTAGQERFRSITRAYYRNSVGGLLLFDITNRRSFQNVHDWLEEARSHVQPHSIVFLLVGHKCDLEAQRQVTRQEAEKLAGAYGMRYVETSARDAINVEHAFTELTRDIFALVRSGDITIQEGWEGVKSGFVPNVVHSSEEVTKSDRRCLC, encoded by the exons ATGGAGGCGATATGGCTCTATCAGTTCCGGCTGATCGTCATCGGGGACTCCACGGTGGGCAAGTCGTGTCTGATCCGGCGGTTCACGGAGGGACGCTTCGCCCAGGTCTCGGACCCCACGGTCGGCGTGGACTTCTTCTCCCGGCTGGTGGAGATCGAGCCGGGCAAGCGGATCAAGCTGCAGATCTGGGACACCGCGGGCCAGGAGCGTTTCAG GTCCATCACTAGGGCTTACTACCGTAACTCTGTGGGAGGGCTCCTCCTGTTCGACATCACCAACCGCCGCTCCTTTCAGAATGTTCATGATTGGCTGGAAGAGGCACGTAGCCACGTCCAGCCCCACAGCATCGTCTTCCTATTGGTGGGTCACAAATGTGACCTGGAGGCACAGCGCCAG GTGACCCGCCAGGAAGCAGAGAAGCTGGCAGGGGCGTACGGGATGCGCTACGTCGAGACATCGGCACGTGACGCCATCAATGTGGAGCACGCCTTCACCGAGCTGACTAGAGACATCTTCGCCCTGGTGCGGTCTGGCGATATCACAATCCAGGAGGGCTGGGAGGGCGTGAAGAGCGGGTTTGTCCCCAATGTGGTTCACTCCTCGGAGGAAGTGACCAAGAGTGACCGCCGCTGTCTGTGTTGA
- the zgc:162171 gene encoding ras-related protein Rab-38, producing the protein MQHERLLKVLVIGDLGVGKTSIIKRYVHQVFSQHYRATIGVDFALKVLHWDQRTVVRLQLWDIAGQERYGNMTRVYYREAVGALVVFDMTRLSTFQAVLKWKGDLDSKVALSNGTPVPAVLLGNKCDQRSLCPKLPKLENFSREYGFVGWYETSAKDNTNIDAAITCLVKSIMTVEDERALRDATTAGRSEPEGSVLVLPRFDYNTKEKGLSGCSGCPSLKSRDREND; encoded by the exons ATGCAGCACGAGCGCCTGCTCAAAGTCTTGGTCATCGGCGATCTCGGAGTCGGTAAAACGTCCATCATAAAGCGCTACGTGCACCAGGTCTTCTCCCAGCATTACCGCGCAACCATCGGAGTGGACTTCGCCCTCAAGGTACTCCATTGGGACCAGAGGACGGTGGTGCGGCTGCAGTTGTGGGACATCGCCG GGCAGGAACGCTATGGCAACATGACCCGTGTGTACTACAGAGAGGCAGTGGGAGCCCTCGTCGTCTTCGACATGACCAGACTGTCCACATTTCAGGCCGTGCTCAAGTGGAAAGGAGACCTGGACTCAAAG GTCGCCCTTAGCAATGGGACACCAGTTCCAGCCGTTCTATTGGGCAATAAGTGTGACCAGCGGAGTTTGTGCCCCAAGCTGCCCAAACTGGAGAACTTCTCCAGAGAGTACGGATTCGTCGGCTGGTACGAAACCTCTGCCAAG GACAACACCAACATTGATGCAGCCATCACATGCTTGGTGAAGAGCATCATGACTGTGGAGGATGAGAGAGCCTTGCGTGACGCCACCACCGCCGGCAGAAGTGAACCGGAAGGCAGCGTTCTGGTTCTGCCACGCTTCGACTACAACACAAAGGAAAAGGGACTCAGTGGGTGTTCAGGATGCCCCTCGCTTAAATCCAGAGACAGGGAAAATGACTGA